Genomic segment of Paenibacillus macerans:
GTCTTTGTTTTCCGGATTGGCCAAACAGACCAAGATGCATATTATCGGCGGCACGCATGTGACCCGGGAGGGAGACCGGCTGTATAATGTGGCCCACTTGTTTTATCCGGACGGAAAAATCGCCGAGCAGGCCAAGCTGCACATTACGCCGACCGAGGTGAACGAATGGAAAATGACCCCCGGCGACGGCCTCCAGGTGTTCGAAACCGAGAAGGGGACGATCGCCATGTTGACCTGCTATGACATTGAATTTCCGGAGATCGTCCGGATGGCCAAGGCCAAAGGGGCGGATGTGATTTTCTGTCCTTCGTGCACGGATGATCGTCACGGATTTCACCGGGTCCGTTATACCAGCCACGCCAGAGCGGTCGAAAACCAGGTCTACGTCGTTACGACCGGTACGGTCGGCTCGCTGCCGACGGTGGACTTCATGCGGGCCAATTTCGGGCAGGCGGCGGTGATTACGCCGAACGATATTCCGTTCCCGCCGCGCGGCATCCTGGCGGAAGGCGA
This window contains:
- a CDS encoding carbon-nitrogen hydrolase family protein codes for the protein MKLRVSAVQYHLHTINSFAEFARQVEHYIKTAEEFGADFVLFPEFFTTQLMSIGNSEGRALTIQELPGFTEQYRSLFSGLAKQTKMHIIGGTHVTREGDRLYNVAHLFYPDGKIAEQAKLHITPTEVNEWKMTPGDGLQVFETEKGTIAMLTCYDIEFPEIVRMAKAKGADVIFCPSCTDDRHGFHRVRYTSHARAVENQVYVVTTGTVGSLPTVDFMRANFGQAAVITPNDIPFPPRGILAEGEINDDMIVTADLDLELLYQVREKGSVTTWRDRRTDLYTDWK